In Apus apus isolate bApuApu2 chromosome 5, bApuApu2.pri.cur, whole genome shotgun sequence, the following are encoded in one genomic region:
- the SYT12 gene encoding synaptotagmin-12, producing the protein MDNGHTSRSHWSVATSPPRWEIGIYAAGALALLGIAALNLWKLWRSGSYPAPSPFPNYDYRYLEQKYGAAYLHVKHKRGMALGSQRALEKTPPSRRTSLRADETFESINELGSLELMSKDLAHYGPLKKSISADSLSSISSIGNNFGQDLVVGQVEVSLEYDGQAAALHVTLLQGKDLLEKEETRFESCFMRITLLPAEQIVGISRIQPSACSVAFEERFSVPLAPWALEEQGLRFAAFGIDEDERSSGAGVAEIKLSDLDLGTRPFSAWLYLQDVTKAVDTVGEILLSLSYLPTAERLTVVVVKAKNLVWSNGKATADPFVKVYLLQDGRKISKKKTAVKRDDTNPVFNEAMIFSVPAIVLQDLSLRVTVAESGEDGRGDNTGHVLIGPAASGTGTTHWNQMLAALRKPISMWHPLRRN; encoded by the exons ATGGACAACGGGCACACAAGCAGATCCCACTGGAGCG TGGCCACCAGCCCCCCCCGCTGGGAGATCGGCATCTACGCGGCCGgagctctggcactgctgggaaTTGCTGCCCTCAACCTCTGGAAGCTCTGGCGCTCTGGCAGCTACCCggccccttcccccttccccaacTACGACTACCGGTACCTGGAGCAAAAATACGGGGCAGCGTATCTGCATGTCAAACACAAG CGAGGGATGGCCCTGGGCTCCCAGAGGGCACTGGAGAAGACCCCCCCCAGCCGCAGGACCAGCCTGCGGGCAGATGAGACCTTCGAGAGCATCAACGAGCTGGGGAGCCTGGAGCTGATGAGCAAGGACTTGGCCCACTACGGCCCCTTGAAGAAATCCATCTCGGCCGACTCCCTCAGCTCCATCTCCTCCATCGGGAACAACTTCGGGCAGGACCTGGTGGTGGGGCAGgtggaggtgtccctggagtACGACGGGCAGGCGGCCGCCCTGCATGTGACGCTGCTGCAGGGCAAGgacctgctggagaaggaggagacGCGCTTCGAGTCCTGCTTCATGCGCATCACCCTCCTCCCGGCCGAGCAGATCGTCGGCATCTCCCGG ATCCAGCCCAGCGCCTGCTCCGTGGCCTTCGAGGAGCGCTTCTCGGTGCCGCTGGCGCCCTGGGcgctggaggagcaggggctgcgTTTCGCCGCCTTCGGCATCGACGAGGACGAGCGCAGCAGCGGGGCCGGGGTGGCCGAGATCAAGCTCAGCGACCTGGACCTGGGCACCCGCCCCTTCAGCGCCTGGCTCTACCTGCAGGACGTCACCAAG GCGGTGGACACGGTGGGGGAGATCCTGCTGTCCCTCAGCTACCTGCCCACGGCCGAGCGCCTGACGGTGGTGGTGGTCAAAGCCAAGAACCTGGTGTGGAGCAACGGCAAAGCCACCGCAG ATCCCTTCGTCAAGGTGTACCTGCTGCAGGACGGGAGGAAGATCAGCAAGAAGAAGACAGCAGTGAAGAGGGATGACACCAACCCTGTGTTCAACGAGGCCATGATCTTCTCGGTGCCAGCCATCGTGCTGCAG GACCTGTCCCTGCGGGTGACAGTGGCCGAGAGCGGCGAGGACGGCCGCGGGGACAACACGGGGCACGTGCTGATCGGCCCGGCCGCCAGCGGCACCGGCACCACGCACTGGAACCAGATGCTGGCCGCGCTCAGGAAGCCCATCTCCATGTGGCACCCGCTCCGCAGGAACTAG